Genomic segment of Drosophila takahashii strain IR98-3 E-12201 chromosome X, DtakHiC1v2, whole genome shotgun sequence:
TATTTACCATTCAGTTTCTGCTGTTTTCCGCCTTACTTTACACGCAcactggcacacacacacacgcgcacaCGAACGGACATGTAGAACAACCACTAAAGCACCGTTAGTCCATCAGCATCCGAAGAAATTCGAATTGTCTCGACcgctctgccggcgtcgctgtcTGCGTTGGCGTCGCCGTCGGCGTCCTCATGCTGTTGTTCTTGTACTTCTTGTACTTTTCGTCTTTTTCCCATGGAATTCGCTTTACACACGATTCTGTGTTTACGTTCTTGTGCCGCGATTTTAAGTACTGTTATTACTTTTGGCCGTCactcgtttgtttgtttttgttttttgccttTGTGCATAGACCGTAAATGCCCGCAAATATATTTGTTACATAGGTATATGCGTATTTTCGTCTGTTTTATTTATGCACTGCACAAGtccttattgttgttgtttcttgcGGAGAGACGCGCACGCAGCGTCGTCAatggagaaaaataaaagagaaagCGTCCGCTCAGCCACTCTCCGTTGACCGCGCGGTCGGCGAGCTTTTTTGCAACTGACTTTCGagtttcctttcctttccacGCCAAACTTTCGAGGGCAGCCGCCGGCAGGGCTGCCAGCTCCGACTTTTTCCCGCCAAGTCTGGCTATTGTGGCGGGAAAAGTTGCCGATAGCTAATTGAATCCTTTTTTCTAGCTCTTTAGAGTAGCTATTTTAGCTATTGTcgcatttattaattttgtccACTAAATCATATgaactaaaaatcaaattaatttacaagTCTTTTAAATCCGCTTATatacatttcaaaatattttgcttagttttctttttgtccCGTCAAAAGAGACAAAAAAGTTGGCAACACTGGCCGGAATAGGGTGACCAGCTGCCCTGCAGTGAAAGTGTAATTTTTGAACTTGGGCGCGAAActcaaaactaaaaattaatctattaagtttttttaattaagggaAATAAATGGTAAAAGTAACATGGTAtacataaattttgtttatgtaagCTTTTTTGTTGAGGAATTATTGGTATGCCAGTCTTTTTAAGATAATAAATTAACTATATAACTATATGTAGCTCCCCATTTATGTACTTGTCTTTTAAGTACAAGTTTACTTTTCCATCTGTTTCCAGAACAAGTTTAAATGCATATAATACAGTCTAATATACCACTGGAATTAAAAATCGAACATTCGAGTACCCAGAATTTGGCTTTTGTTTACTAACCGATCTTAGAACTACTTAGGGCTAACACACAGAGGCATATCACACGTAGGGATTCCAGTTGCTGCCGTCCTCGGGCAGCAGATTGTTGGTGATCAGCAGGATGACGTCGATGATCCACCAGACGCCCACGCCGCCCATGGTCAGCAGCTTGCCGACGGCGGTGCCCGTCTGGCCGAGGCAGAAGCGGTCCATCCCGAGGAAGCCGAGGAGCATGCTGTAGATGAGGGTGGTGACGAAGTAGTGGTCCGTGTACCGGATGCAGGGCACCCCGGCGCGCAGGAAGGTGCGGTTGCCGAAGCACTCGATGTCCGAGAACACGGTGCACGACACCTCGGTGTGCTCCACGTCCTCGTAGGTGGATCCGCCCCACTTGGAGCAACCGATCGGCCGGCCGTTCTTCGCCGTCGCATTCTCCTGGCGGTCCACGGGCTCCTTGCACTCGAGGAAGTCGCGCGGCAGGAAGGAGCAGTTCACATACGGCCCCAGTGGATGAAAGGCGGAGTTCCCGGATccgccggcggaggaggaggaccccgatgacgacgaggaggaggaggctccCAGGCCGGAGCCAAGTTGCGCCTGCACGGGCACCACCGATTGCACCGCCGTGCCGGAAACCACCGTCTGCGGCTGCTCCTTGTCGCTGCGCGCCTGGATGGCCAGGGCGCGGGAATTGGTGGCCACCAGGAACGCCAGAAATCCGTAGAAAATACGCATCTTTGCGAGCTCCGAATCAAAATATTGCCAGCCAGTGTAGCCACACCCTCGCTTTGTTAACAGCGCGCTGTTATCTTTGATAGCAGATGGATGATAGTTTGGATTTTCTGTTAgcaatgcaaataaatatatcgcACTTGAAAgaagaaaattataattaatattgatatttatttaaatttacttttataaaaaaacagtagattgatcactatggacggcagtccatgtagtgacgaagcgcaccaggagagtgtgcgaaggcgactactatatatacacgaagaaatgaaaatctgctgtgatagtcagatcgtaatgagtaatacaccaatcgaaaggtattgcaaaaacttaaaggattgcataccaagactttaagaaaatcaattggattgggagagagagcggtgaaagtgaaaaagtaaaaatttagaaatttggagctgttggggccggtggggataaatgccccctcgcaatgatttacttgtattccttttgaaaatacccgtcgaatgaggggtcatttgtcaaaatccgacgctccgttcaaaagttatagccaaaataagattttcttcttcttcccaaaatgaaaatttaattctgtttgtccacttgtccacttgtccacttgtccacttgtccacttgtccaaaacatgttttttaagttctgaaaatttgatatgacgttcatcacatcgatataaaaaacttttgttctaccacttttggaaaaactcgctagtttagcgggaaaacagctataaatagctaaaattcggaaagccgtaacttctatactactaaagctacagacttgtgctgcatctcgtttgaaaggtattttgaaatgctataaacgccttctatatgcaatttgtgtaaatgtaatagttaaaaaaatatgaacaaaagacaattttttaaaactttttttttagcttttttttatttttctcaaaaacggctctaacgattttctttaaaaccttaaactgtatagcccttgagattccttaaattttggtatataacacattactgtaaaaagtcacgtttaatagttatttttatacgaaaatagccactgttgccagctcgaacaattaacgctccctgagtattgaattttgtgggagggtatccgaactgtattttagggtcatggaatcagtaaatttgcacttaagagttccatataggaatcttttgttctacgacttttggaaaaagccgctgctttagcgggaaagagctaaaaatagctaaatttcgttagtttgtaagttctacactactaaaggtacagacatgtgctatacctcgtttaaaaggtattttgaaatacttcaacgcctttttaactcaatttgttaaaatacaatagtttaaaaattatgattgaccaatttaaatttaaatgtatatattagctcctatgagagcaaaagtaaacaaacaaaaacttctgatatcaaataaaaacacctcttaacgaggtaaaaaactagtgacgaccgcaccttcaacatacaaaagttctgatatcaacatttgtgacgaaaaattattacactcgtcattaaatagactttctaatattttctcattcggcacgctgcaatagaaaatgcctgtgaagggaaaaaggttggaatagtttgctagggcgggccgaatgagaaaatattagaaagtctatttaatgacgagtgtaataatttttcgtcacaaatgttgatatcagaacttttgtatgttgaaggtgcggtcgtcactagttttttacctcgttaagaggtgtttttatttgatataacatattgttaaaatatagGTTGGTCTAAGATCTTTTCAAATGTTTCACAAtataagaatttttattaaaaatgcaagttaaataaatattttcaaaacaattttcagataaattaaaatatttatatattacattaactaaaatatttatagccactatgttatttttattaaatatttgtattcctTACGATATATATCGTCTCATCTCTACTCCCGATAGGCCACATTGGTGTGCACACACTGGCCGCGTAATCAGCGGGCGccaaccatttttttttgtaggaaAACAAGAGAAATAAAGAGCGTTCTCCGTCCGCTTTTCACTGGCAGT
This window contains:
- the amrt gene encoding TM2 domain-containing protein amaretto, with the translated sequence MRIFYGFLAFLVATNSRALAIQARSDKEQPQTVVSGTAVQSVVPVQAQLGSGLGASSSSSSSGSSSSAGGSGNSAFHPLGPYVNCSFLPRDFLECKEPVDRQENATAKNGRPIGCSKWGGSTYEDVEHTEVSCTVFSDIECFGNRTFLRAGVPCIRYTDHYFVTTLIYSMLLGFLGMDRFCLGQTGTAVGKLLTMGGVGVWWIIDVILLITNNLLPEDGSNWNPYV